In a genomic window of Comamonadaceae bacterium OTU4NAUVB1:
- a CDS encoding response regulator transcription factor, with product MARMSTPQLLMIEDDARLAQMVSEYLTQSGFAFAHAADGASGIEQLQQRSPDLVILDLMLPDIDGLEVCRRIRALPGALSRVAILMLTAKGDPMDRIIGLEIGADDYLPKPFEPRELLARIRAVLRRRGEGGLHGGNATDAAAAENLLMRFGSLEIDRNSRTVTVAGTPAELTSYQFDLLVAMAERAGRVLTRDQIMEAVRGRELEAFDRSIDVHMGRIRAAIEADAKNPKRILTVRGVGYVFARQQD from the coding sequence ATGGCCCGCATGAGCACCCCCCAACTCCTGATGATCGAAGACGACGCCCGCCTCGCGCAGATGGTGAGCGAGTACCTGACGCAGTCGGGCTTCGCCTTCGCGCACGCGGCCGACGGCGCGAGCGGCATCGAACAGCTGCAGCAGCGTTCGCCCGACCTGGTCATCCTCGACCTCATGCTGCCCGACATCGACGGCCTGGAGGTGTGCCGCCGCATCCGCGCCCTGCCGGGGGCGCTGTCGCGCGTGGCGATCCTGATGCTGACGGCCAAGGGCGATCCGATGGACCGGATCATCGGCCTGGAGATCGGCGCCGACGACTACCTGCCCAAGCCGTTCGAGCCGCGCGAGCTGCTCGCGCGCATCCGCGCCGTGCTGCGCCGGCGCGGCGAGGGCGGCCTGCATGGCGGCAACGCCACCGACGCGGCCGCCGCCGAGAACCTGCTGATGCGCTTCGGCTCGCTGGAGATCGACCGCAACAGCCGCACCGTGACGGTCGCGGGCACGCCGGCCGAACTCACCTCCTACCAGTTCGACCTGCTGGTGGCGATGGCCGAGCGCGCCGGCCGCGTTCTCACGCGCGACCAGATCATGGAGGCCGTGCGCGGGCGCGAGCTGGAGGCCTTCGACCGTTCGATCGACGTCCACATGGGCCGCATCCGCGCGGCCATCGAGGCCGATGCCAAGAACCCCAAGCGCATCCTGACCGTGCGCGGCGTGGGCTATGTCTTCGCCAGGCAGCAGGATTGA
- a CDS encoding beta-ketoacyl synthase chain length factor: MSATPNRTPTLYIEGPALWAPTLPGWDIARAAFTGRGEPVDPPAKRPSPQVLAPAERRRAPDTVALSLEVAAQAIAASGREARDLPCVFASAHGDLGINDYMCGTLANDPTLLSPIKFHNSVHNAAVGYWTIGTGCMAASNSLAAYESTFAAALLETAAQCAADAQAVLLVGYDMPAVGALASVTTSRGLLAVALVVAPERTERTVAAFDWSLVSGEAPAAAPRSAAARTLAGNAMADALPLFEALADTGAFPATVSLPLAPRLSLRLQLHGL, translated from the coding sequence ATGAGCGCGACCCCGAACCGCACGCCCACGCTCTACATCGAGGGCCCGGCCCTGTGGGCGCCGACCCTGCCGGGCTGGGACATCGCCCGCGCGGCCTTCACCGGCCGGGGCGAGCCGGTCGATCCGCCGGCCAAGCGGCCGTCGCCGCAGGTGCTGGCGCCGGCGGAGCGCCGCCGCGCGCCCGACACCGTGGCGCTGTCGCTGGAGGTGGCGGCGCAGGCCATCGCCGCCTCCGGGCGCGAGGCGCGCGACCTGCCGTGCGTGTTCGCCTCGGCGCACGGCGACCTGGGCATCAACGACTACATGTGCGGGACGCTGGCCAACGACCCGACGCTGCTCTCGCCGATCAAGTTCCACAACTCGGTGCACAACGCCGCCGTGGGCTACTGGACCATCGGCACGGGCTGCATGGCGGCGAGCAACTCGCTCGCGGCCTACGAGTCCACCTTCGCCGCCGCGCTGCTGGAGACCGCCGCGCAGTGCGCCGCCGATGCGCAGGCGGTGCTGCTGGTGGGCTACGACATGCCGGCGGTCGGCGCGCTGGCCTCGGTGACGACCAGCCGCGGCCTGCTGGCCGTGGCGCTGGTGGTCGCGCCCGAGCGCACCGAGCGCACGGTGGCCGCCTTCGACTGGTCGCTCGTGTCCGGCGAGGCGCCGGCCGCCGCGCCGCGTTCGGCCGCCGCGCGGACGCTGGCGGGCAACGCCATGGCCGATGCGCTACCGCTGTTCGAGGCGCTGGCGGACACCGGCGCCTTCCCGGCGACGGTATCGCTGCCGCTGGCGCCCCGCCTTTCGCTGCGGCTGCAACTCCACGGACTCTGA
- a CDS encoding beta-ketoacyl-[acyl-carrier-protein] synthase family protein, which produces MPNRITPLRISAYTATSAVGIGKASLLAALEQSRSGLRANDFVDETSGHAPPPPLPTWIGRVDGLEALRLPEALAAWDCRNNRLAWLGLEADGFRDAVAAAREKHGPARVAVILGTSTSSIGETEAAYTRLDAEGAFPADQRRPRVHTPHSLSLFVQEALGLEGPNETISTACSSSAKAFASAERLIRLGLIDAAVVGGVDTLCGSVLYGFNSLELVSTRPCRPFDAERDGISLGEAAGFALLERADEGEVGGTDARLLLLGYGEASDAHHMSTPHPQGLGAERALDDALARAGVAPADIGYINMHGTASTKNDEVEGALVKRRFPATTHASSTKGFTGHTLGAAGIVEAVVSLLALETGLLPGTINTTALDAECGPQIRLEPARADVRLALSNSFGFGGNNCSLIFGKDIPA; this is translated from the coding sequence GTGCCCAACCGAATCACCCCCCTACGGATCAGCGCCTACACCGCCACGTCGGCCGTCGGCATCGGCAAGGCGTCGCTGCTCGCGGCGCTCGAACAGTCGCGCAGCGGCCTGCGCGCCAACGATTTCGTCGACGAGACGTCCGGGCACGCCCCACCGCCGCCGCTGCCGACCTGGATCGGCCGGGTCGACGGCCTGGAGGCGCTGCGCCTGCCCGAGGCGCTCGCCGCCTGGGACTGCCGCAACAACCGGCTGGCCTGGCTGGGCCTGGAGGCCGACGGCTTCCGCGACGCCGTGGCCGCGGCGCGCGAGAAGCACGGTCCCGCGCGCGTCGCCGTGATCCTGGGCACGTCCACCTCGAGCATCGGCGAGACCGAGGCCGCCTACACCCGGCTCGACGCCGAGGGCGCCTTCCCCGCCGACCAGCGCCGCCCCCGCGTGCACACGCCGCACTCGCTGTCGCTGTTCGTGCAGGAGGCGCTGGGCCTGGAGGGCCCCAACGAGACCATCTCCACCGCCTGCTCGTCGAGCGCCAAGGCCTTCGCCTCGGCCGAGCGGCTGATCCGGCTCGGGCTGATCGACGCGGCGGTGGTGGGCGGCGTCGACACGCTGTGCGGCAGCGTGCTCTACGGCTTCAACTCGCTCGAACTGGTGTCCACGCGCCCCTGCCGCCCGTTCGACGCCGAACGCGACGGCATCAGCCTGGGCGAGGCGGCCGGCTTCGCGCTGCTCGAACGCGCGGACGAAGGAGAGGTCGGCGGCACCGACGCCCGGCTGCTGCTGCTGGGCTATGGCGAGGCGAGCGACGCGCACCACATGTCGACCCCGCACCCGCAGGGGCTGGGCGCCGAGCGCGCGCTCGACGACGCCCTGGCGCGCGCGGGCGTGGCACCGGCGGACATCGGCTACATCAACATGCACGGCACGGCCAGCACCAAGAACGACGAGGTCGAGGGCGCGCTGGTCAAGCGCCGCTTTCCCGCCACTACCCACGCCAGCTCCACCAAGGGCTTCACCGGCCACACGCTGGGCGCGGCGGGCATCGTCGAGGCGGTGGTCAGCCTGCTGGCGCTGGAGACCGGTCTCCTGCCCGGCACCATCAACACCACCGCGCTGGACGCCGAGTGCGGCCCGCAGATCCGGCTCGAACCCGCGCGCGCCGACGTGCGTCTGGCGCTGTCGAACTCGTTCGGCTTCGGCGGCAACAACTGCTCCCTCATCTTCGGCAAGGACATCCCGGCATGA
- a CDS encoding ATP-binding protein produces MVGLFTRHLYVRIWLAVLAGVAVVALAAGWAWQIADEQRAAPLPREVVLRDAQDRVIGTGASLRTSRPGEPLEFTITLKDGQVFQMQFGPRPDRGGGPPPWVRPQTGFLWLMGLVGLAVAIGLFPIVRRLTQRLETLQRGVQRWGEGDLAARVPEDGQDEVADLARRFNAAAARIETLVRSHKSLLANASHELRSPLTRIRMGLELMGGGRPHPGAREEIARNIGELDQLIDEILLSSRLDAHEADMGTVEGVDLTGLAAEECARMDAELEVTEGTDNAALTVDGVPRLLRRAIRNLLENARRYGAGDISVRLDAAGGFARIHVDDRGPGVPAALRERIFEPFYRLPGASEREGGVGLGLALVKSIVERHGGTVACEDRPGGGASFVIALPRPI; encoded by the coding sequence GTGGTCGGGCTCTTCACGCGGCACCTGTACGTGCGCATCTGGCTGGCGGTGCTCGCCGGCGTGGCGGTGGTCGCGCTGGCGGCGGGCTGGGCCTGGCAGATCGCCGACGAGCAGCGCGCCGCGCCGCTGCCGCGCGAGGTGGTCCTGCGCGACGCGCAGGACCGCGTGATCGGCACCGGCGCGTCGCTGCGCACCAGCCGGCCGGGCGAGCCGCTGGAATTCACCATCACGCTCAAGGACGGGCAGGTCTTCCAGATGCAGTTCGGCCCGCGCCCCGACCGTGGCGGCGGGCCGCCGCCGTGGGTGCGCCCGCAGACCGGCTTCCTCTGGCTCATGGGGCTGGTCGGCCTGGCCGTGGCGATCGGGCTGTTCCCGATCGTGCGGCGCCTCACGCAGCGCCTGGAGACCCTGCAGCGCGGCGTGCAGCGCTGGGGCGAGGGCGACCTCGCCGCGCGCGTGCCCGAGGACGGCCAGGACGAGGTCGCCGACCTCGCGCGCCGCTTCAACGCCGCCGCCGCGCGCATCGAGACCCTGGTGCGCTCGCACAAGTCGCTGCTGGCCAACGCCTCCCACGAACTGCGCTCGCCGCTCACGCGCATCCGCATGGGACTGGAACTGATGGGCGGCGGGCGGCCCCATCCCGGCGCGCGCGAGGAGATCGCGCGCAACATCGGCGAACTCGACCAGCTCATCGACGAGATCCTGCTGTCGAGCCGGCTCGACGCCCACGAGGCCGACATGGGCACGGTCGAGGGGGTGGACCTGACCGGACTGGCCGCCGAGGAGTGCGCCCGCATGGACGCCGAACTGGAGGTGACCGAGGGCACCGACAACGCCGCGCTCACGGTGGACGGCGTGCCGCGCCTGCTGCGCCGCGCCATCCGCAATCTGCTGGAGAACGCGCGGCGCTACGGCGCGGGCGACATCTCCGTGCGGCTCGACGCCGCCGGGGGCTTCGCGCGCATCCACGTCGACGATCGCGGCCCCGGCGTGCCGGCCGCCCTGCGCGAGCGCATCTTCGAGCCCTTCTACCGCCTGCCCGGCGCCAGCGAGCGCGAGGGCGGGGTCGGCCTGGGGCTGGCGCTGGTCAAGTCGATCGTCGAGCGCCACGGCGGCACGGTCGCCTGCGAGGACCGCCCCGGCGGCGGCGCGAGCTTCGTGATCGCGCTGCCGCGTCCGATCTGA
- a CDS encoding NAD(P)/FAD-dependent oxidoreductase, with protein sequence MPNVSLSPARPEDTVTHDVVVMGGGLAGLTLALQLKRQFGDIDVLVLERRAHPVPHATHKVGESSVEIGAHYFDTVLGLKPHLQGEQLRKFGFRFFFSEGRRDIDRVTEVGASRYMSVPSYQIDRGIFENYLAEEAARRGVKFIDHAMVRQLDLAGDAHTPHRLSWTQDGATHAIEARWVVDACGRAGIIKRKLGLAEPNAHDVNAVWFRIGARITLDEWSDDAQWRARCEPQARWLSTNHLVGAGYWVWLIPLASGSHSVGIVADPKYHPLEHMDTFDKAMDWLATYQPRLFDELDGQRENLQDFAFFRKFSYGCKQVFSGDRWALTGEAGLFLDPFYSPGSDFIAIGNTYICDLIAHDRAGHSVAARAQLYDQIYHSFYESTLALYQDQYGLFGDPEVLPVKVIWDYTYYWAVLSRLFFHDRLTDLALLGRVKDEMLQCQHLNVAVQDFLRDWSVVSEKRNPAVMLDQSKLPWFAELNRSLNDTLDDEAFVERMRAALAQLRALAVELLARARETHPGLAAEALDALLAPTDARPARAGAAGSRPMLFGMDAIAEPA encoded by the coding sequence ATGCCGAACGTTTCCCTCTCGCCCGCCCGCCCCGAAGACACCGTCACGCACGACGTGGTCGTCATGGGTGGCGGCCTCGCCGGCCTGACGCTGGCCCTGCAGCTCAAGCGGCAGTTCGGCGACATCGACGTGCTGGTGCTGGAGCGCCGCGCGCACCCGGTGCCGCACGCGACGCACAAGGTGGGCGAGTCGTCGGTCGAGATCGGGGCGCACTACTTCGACACCGTGCTGGGGCTCAAGCCGCACCTGCAGGGCGAGCAGTTGCGCAAGTTCGGCTTCCGCTTCTTCTTCAGCGAAGGCCGGCGCGACATCGACCGCGTGACCGAGGTCGGCGCGAGCCGCTACATGTCGGTGCCCAGCTACCAGATCGACCGCGGCATCTTCGAGAACTACCTCGCCGAGGAAGCCGCGCGGCGCGGCGTGAAGTTCATCGACCATGCGATGGTCCGCCAGCTCGACCTGGCCGGGGACGCCCACACGCCGCACCGCCTGAGCTGGACGCAGGACGGCGCCACGCACGCCATCGAGGCGCGCTGGGTGGTCGACGCCTGCGGGCGCGCCGGCATCATCAAGCGCAAGCTGGGGCTGGCCGAGCCCAACGCGCACGACGTCAACGCCGTGTGGTTCCGCATCGGCGCGCGCATCACGCTGGACGAATGGAGCGACGACGCGCAATGGCGCGCGCGCTGCGAGCCGCAGGCGCGCTGGCTCTCGACCAACCACCTGGTCGGGGCGGGCTACTGGGTGTGGCTGATCCCGCTGGCCTCGGGTTCGCATTCGGTGGGCATCGTGGCCGACCCGAAATACCACCCGCTGGAACACATGGACACGTTCGACAAGGCGATGGACTGGCTCGCGACCTACCAGCCGCGCCTGTTCGACGAACTCGACGGCCAGCGCGAGAACCTCCAGGACTTCGCCTTCTTCCGCAAGTTCTCCTATGGCTGCAAGCAGGTGTTCTCGGGCGACCGCTGGGCGCTCACGGGCGAGGCGGGCCTGTTCCTGGATCCCTTCTACTCGCCGGGCAGCGATTTCATCGCCATCGGCAACACCTACATCTGCGACCTGATCGCGCACGACCGCGCCGGCCATTCGGTGGCCGCGCGCGCCCAGCTCTACGACCAGATCTACCACTCGTTCTACGAGAGCACCCTGGCCCTCTACCAGGACCAGTACGGCCTCTTCGGCGACCCCGAGGTGCTGCCGGTGAAGGTCATCTGGGACTACACCTACTACTGGGCCGTGCTCTCGCGGCTGTTCTTCCACGACCGCCTGACCGACCTCGCCCTGCTGGGCCGCGTGAAGGACGAGATGCTCCAGTGCCAGCACCTCAACGTCGCCGTGCAGGATTTCCTGCGCGACTGGTCGGTCGTGAGCGAGAAGCGCAACCCGGCCGTGATGCTCGACCAGTCGAAGCTGCCGTGGTTCGCCGAACTCAACCGCAGCCTCAACGACACCCTGGACGACGAGGCCTTCGTCGAACGCATGCGCGCGGCGCTCGCGCAGTTGCGGGCCCTCGCCGTCGAACTCCTGGCGCGGGCGCGCGAGACCCATCCCGGCCTCGCCGCCGAGGCGCTCGACGCGTTGCTGGCGCCGACGGACGCGCGCCCGGCGCGGGCCGGCGCCGCCGGATCGCGGCCCATGCTCTTCGGCATGGACGCCATCGCCGAGCCGGCCTGA
- a CDS encoding glycosyltransferase: protein MTAPEARAVARTPWVSILIPVYDVACYLEECIDSVMRQAGEGVEVIALDDRSTDASHALLLGLAARFDGRLRVLRHERNRGLSAARNTLIDAASGDYLWFLDADDKLLPGALAELCDIVERHAPDLVLCDFRVWRERTRLKHRLRGELHCRTFDGPARQPSRDCCAALAGMLMTGQLHAWSKIGRRTLWADDLRFPPGRFFEDMATMPLLALRADSFYYQPRPWVAYRQRGDSILGTMTLRKCLDQSRALDGLARALASGDGVCRDDARVRLAMAHQSARNLIGAMRFLRSHDAAASVAERVRQDFREFSPLSPRQLERVYLQRGWWLRCLRFHRGFAPWRA from the coding sequence ATGACGGCACCGGAGGCCCGCGCCGTCGCGAGGACGCCGTGGGTCAGCATCCTGATTCCGGTGTACGACGTGGCCTGCTACCTGGAGGAATGCATTGATTCCGTGATGCGACAAGCTGGCGAGGGCGTCGAGGTCATCGCCCTGGACGATCGTTCCACCGACGCATCGCATGCCCTGCTGCTCGGGCTCGCGGCACGCTTCGATGGGCGCCTGCGCGTGCTGCGGCATGAACGCAACCGCGGGTTGAGCGCCGCGCGCAACACCCTGATCGATGCCGCGTCGGGCGACTACCTCTGGTTCCTCGACGCCGACGACAAGCTGCTGCCCGGGGCGCTCGCCGAACTGTGCGACATCGTCGAGCGCCATGCCCCGGACCTCGTCCTGTGCGACTTCCGCGTGTGGCGCGAGCGCACCCGACTCAAGCACCGCCTGCGTGGAGAGCTGCATTGCCGGACCTTCGACGGCCCGGCGAGGCAACCCTCGCGCGATTGCTGCGCGGCACTGGCTGGCATGCTCATGACCGGCCAGTTGCATGCGTGGTCGAAGATCGGCCGGCGCACGCTCTGGGCCGACGATCTGCGTTTTCCGCCGGGGCGCTTTTTCGAGGACATGGCCACCATGCCCCTGCTGGCGCTTCGCGCGGACAGTTTCTACTACCAGCCCCGCCCGTGGGTGGCTTACCGCCAGCGTGGTGACAGCATCCTGGGCACCATGACCCTGCGGAAGTGCCTGGACCAGTCGCGTGCCCTGGACGGCCTGGCCCGGGCGCTCGCGTCTGGCGATGGCGTCTGCCGTGACGATGCACGTGTTCGCCTGGCCATGGCCCACCAGAGCGCGCGCAATCTGATCGGCGCCATGCGCTTCCTCCGCTCGCACGACGCTGCCGCCAGCGTCGCCGAGCGCGTCCGCCAGGATTTCCGCGAATTCTCGCCCCTGTCGCCGCGCCAGCTCGAGCGCGTCTACCTCCAGCGCGGCTGGTGGCTGCGCTGCCTTCGGTTCCATCGAGGCTTCGCCCCATGGCGGGCCTGA
- a CDS encoding capsular polysaccharide synthesis protein, with translation MAGLSNPRLRRLRHYGELWLAGWLRRYYALRRRSLEIAPEPAFASHVFGDDARPNGRDIPALVWTYWTGAEPPLVVRRCVARWRLLNPGFDIRVLDDRSAAVHGIEWPPALAAQSPTRRADWLRLEVLRRHGGIWLDASIILTQPLDWVLALQRASRSDFIGYRLALYTADPAWPVVENWFMAAPPNSPFINDLQHEFTTEVIPRSGEGYVGHLQALGLYDALVQRIDMPSYLSMHLALQRILRAGGRYRLHLAEAEAGPYFYHVLGRWRRTPLKLRLMFSRIRGALPPLVKLRSPDRKRLDDYLSRGCFLPDSIVGRYLGE, from the coding sequence ATGGCGGGCCTGAGCAACCCACGCCTGCGGCGCCTGCGGCATTACGGCGAACTCTGGCTGGCGGGCTGGCTGCGTCGTTATTACGCGCTGCGGCGGCGATCCCTGGAGATCGCGCCGGAGCCCGCGTTCGCGTCGCACGTGTTCGGCGATGATGCCCGCCCCAACGGGCGCGACATCCCCGCGCTCGTCTGGACCTATTGGACGGGTGCCGAGCCGCCCCTTGTGGTGCGGCGCTGCGTCGCGCGGTGGCGGCTGTTGAACCCGGGCTTCGATATCCGGGTGCTCGACGACCGGAGCGCGGCGGTTCATGGCATCGAATGGCCGCCGGCCCTCGCCGCGCAGTCGCCCACGCGGCGCGCGGACTGGCTGCGGCTCGAAGTGCTGCGGCGTCATGGCGGCATCTGGCTGGATGCCAGCATCATCCTCACGCAGCCGCTGGACTGGGTACTGGCGTTGCAACGGGCTTCACGAAGCGACTTCATTGGCTACCGGCTGGCGCTCTACACCGCCGATCCGGCCTGGCCGGTGGTCGAGAACTGGTTCATGGCAGCGCCCCCGAACAGCCCCTTCATCAACGACCTGCAGCACGAATTCACCACCGAGGTGATCCCCCGCAGCGGCGAAGGCTACGTGGGCCACCTGCAGGCGCTGGGGCTGTACGACGCGCTGGTGCAGCGCATCGACATGCCGTCGTATCTGAGCATGCACCTGGCCCTCCAGCGCATCCTGCGCGCCGGAGGACGCTATCGCCTGCACTTGGCCGAGGCCGAGGCGGGGCCGTACTTCTATCACGTGCTCGGACGGTGGCGCCGCACGCCGCTGAAGCTGCGGCTGATGTTCTCCCGCATCCGCGGCGCGTTGCCGCCGCTGGTCAAGCTGCGCAGTCCCGACCGCAAGCGGCTCGACGACTACCTGTCGCGAGGATGCTTCCTGCCCGACAGCATCGTGGGCCGCTACCTGGGGGAGTGA